In Littorina saxatilis isolate snail1 linkage group LG8, US_GU_Lsax_2.0, whole genome shotgun sequence, a single genomic region encodes these proteins:
- the LOC138974650 gene encoding scavenger receptor cysteine-rich domain-containing protein DMBT1-like produces MGFHCSNTPGGSVFSAVQVEEVRLAGGGMADRGRLEVKMGGQWGTVCDDKWDHQDARVVCRMLGQSGGVAYANAYFGAGSGAILLDVVGCSGDEGNLNMCTLALNDLAFSSCGHYEDAGVRCGMDPPNHAASFLQATDTSPLRSNCPNGTGRSPNVRLVGSGQTTSSGLVQVRNPQQGVNQFGYVCDDNWNINNAKVVCRELCYDPKEAQPGWHKPAGTHMPSSPQIVLDMVQCEGTERALADCLHQPWYVHDCSPSELAAVTCGITPSQGNVVPQAEVDCQADQMVVTFNKADNPSLKTAFIVTVPPTPSTCILDKKEDTLQIQVTLTYYDCALLSQSQQGFKLNLTFVSALLIPLVRSSSPTNGMSRIIEYRVDVKCNMPGEYSASRRLPNVDQPTLPASGDMSLQIEMMMYLDDTFSTPVNGQKLVLTQGGWVNLGVRLNTLDQRVKLVVTSCYAGPDLSDPTKPRQALLLNKCIQEDSVSIYPINNKFWGLRFQPFSFDNFTDVTIECDAYACKTGQATGSCDRSCNPSINKDKNLPW; encoded by the exons atggggttccactgtagtaacaCCCCCGGGGGGTCTGTCTTCTCAGCTGTGCAGGTGGAGGAGGTCCGGCTTGCGGGGGGCGGGATGGCGGACCGGGGGAGACTGGAGGTGAAGATGGGGGGACAGTGGGGGACAGTGTGTGACGACAAGTGGGATCACCAAGACGCTAGGGTGGTGTGCAGGATGCTGGGACAGTC CGGAGGTGTAGCCTACGCCAACGCTTACTTCGGTGCTGGGTCGGGTGCCATTTTGCTGGACGTAGTGGGGTGCAGTGGAGATGAGGGTAACCTCAACATGTGTACCCTGGCGCTCAATGACCTCGCCTTTTCCTCCTGTGGTCACTACGAGGACGCTGGGGTGCGGTGCGGGATGGATCCACCCAATCATGCCGCCTCCTTCTTACAGGCCACTGATACCTCGCCTCTGCGCTCCAACTGTCcaaacg GCACTGGACGCAGCCCCAACGTCCGCCTGGTAGGGAGCGGCCAGACAACATCATCGGGGCTGGTACAGGTACGGAACCCACAGCAGGGCGTAAACCAGTTCGGCTATGTCTGTGATGACAACTGGAACATCAACAATGCCAAGGTCGTCTGCAGGGAGCTCTGCTATGA CCCGAAAGAAGCCCAGCCCGGGTGGCACAAACCAGCGGGCACCCATATGCCCAGCAGCCCTCAGATCGTGCTGGACATGGTGCAGTGTGAGGGCACGGAGCGTGCCCTGGCCGACTGTCTGCACCAGCCGTGGTACGTGCACGACTGCTCGCCTTCCGAGCTGGCGGCCGTCACGTGCGGTATCACACCATCTCAGGGTAATGTAG TGCCCCAGGCAGAGGTAGACTGCCAGGCCGACCAGATGGTGGTCACCTTCAACAAGGCAGACAACCCCAGCCTGAAGACAGCCTTCatcgtgacagtgccgcccacCCCTAGCACGTGCATACTAGACAAGAAGGAAGACACGCTGCAGATCCAGGTCACACTGACCTACTATGACTGTGCTCTACTCTCT CAAAGCCAGCAGGGTTTTAAACTGAACCTGACCTTCGTGTCAGCACTGCTCATCCCGCTGGTCCGTAGCTCCTCGCCCACCAACGGCATGTCGCGCATTATTGAGTACAGG GTGGACGTGAAGTGCAACATGCCGGGAGAATACAGCGCCTCCAGACGTCTGCCCAACGTGGACCAGCCCACCCTGCCCGCCTCTGGGGACATGTCTCTGCAGATAGAGATGATGATGTACCTGGATGACACCTTTAGCACACCTGTCAATGGACAG AAATTGGTGCTGACGCAAGGCGGGTGGGTCAACCTGGGCGTGAGACTGAACACGCTTGACCAGAGGGTGAAGCTGGTGGTCACCTCGTGTTACGCTGGACCTGACCTTTCTGACCCCACCAAGCCCAGGCAGGCTCTGCTTCTAAACAA GTGTATTCAGGAGGATTCTGTGTCCATCTACCCAATAAATAACAAATTCTGGGGTCTGCGATTCCAGCCGTTTTCTTTTGACAACTTCACTGACGTCACAATCGAGTGCGATGCTTACGCCTGCAAGACTGGCCAG GCCACTGGGTCGTGTGACCGGAGCTGTAACCCTTCAATCAACAAAGACAAGAATTTGCCA TGGTAA